The Dermacentor variabilis isolate Ectoservices unplaced genomic scaffold, ASM5094787v1 scaffold_19, whole genome shotgun sequence nucleotide sequence ccaccaatacccgaacataacttaagcagcctagctTCACGAACagtctgttcttaccctatcacagtggcgtacttatctcgtGTACGGTtgccactgaaccgtctggccaactccacaggtacgtaatcacaatcgcgctagctttgtggtctctattcaGAACGCTTACTTGCGTCGTACGTAAgcatttcatcacgcttactcacatttgttcctttagtctatacaggacacgtaccttaaacgagcaactaaacttgcgtagcttacgcactccgcagaaccctttaaAAAATACGCACgggtactagagaagtcagaatacggctgccctaaacacacacgagcaacccagtcaaacGATCTGCTTCtctccgtccgcacaggacacgcgctaacgGAACTGCGAACTCTTagtgcaaatcacgcacttactgaaaacccacgcgcttaaccttagaaaataaaaaccaCATAAAAAAGGAAGGTTAActaacacacgcgcgttacgataggcctctcaacgataaccttgaccttcaggttactcacacaaaaaaaaaataaactatatactcattaatgaacacctcgcgagactaattgtttaaataaaacacctctttcaaaccacggagcttctcaaacgaaaacctAAAGAAAGCTCATACGTTACTTATACCTTACAATTTGAGGCTAGAAACTCCAGCCTCAAATagcgaaaattttaaaaatgttcaaaaaaaaattaaacaaaacaaCACGCTTTCCTTCtgcggaagctctcttggcctcccgttccaaacgtttacgtctgactcatactttgagccgtgaCCGAGGTGGTCGTGGTtcaaaagctactctggctactgaggaacaacaaaagggctgactcactatcagctcctccaagacgtgACAGTCTCCTGTCAATTTGAGTCCTGGCACCACGCTTTCATCACTAACTTGACTGACCGCGTTGCGACaccctaccacctcgtctcgtcttgccactgTGGTGAACACAAATATGCCATGGATAAGCCGCAGTGCTGCCAGCACGGAACAGAGCCGGCCGCAGTCGATCGtagccagccggccgccgagagagggccggcgcacaaagaataaagattagtTGGCACGAGACTCCAAGCCCCACGCCTCGTCCCTGCTTTCCTCGCGCGTGCCAATAATTGGTGACCCGAACGTGATCGCCATGAACCAGCCAAGCGACGCCGACAGTCCCACGGTAGCCGTACTTGATGTCAAGCTACCTCCGTTTTGGACTGGCGACCCGCAACTTTGGTTCGTGCAGGTTGAGTCACAGTTCGTTGCACGCCGCATCGCTGCTGACAGCACCAAATACCACCACGTGGAGGGCAGCCTCCCGCCTGCGACGGCCAGCGAGGTGCGGGACCTACTGCTAACACCACCCGCAGAGAACGCCTACCAGACGGTAAAAGAGACACTCATTCGCCGTCTCATACCTACAGAGCCGGAGCGTCTCCAACACCTACTGCGGGAGGCCGAACTTGGCGACCGCCGACCCAGCCAGTTGCTACGCCACATGCAACAATTGGCCGGCGACGCGACAGCAAGCGACGGTCGTGTAGTGCGGGAACTCTTCCTGCAAATGCTTCTCACAAGTGTACGGATAGGCCTCACGGCGTCGGGCGAGACAGACCTTGCCAAGATGGCCGAGCTCGCCGACAAACTCATGGCTGTCGCCGTGCCCACAGTCGCGTCGGTGCACGCAGACGCACCGTCCGCCAATGCCTTGCAAGAGATGCGAGAGGAAATTTCTCGCCTCGCAGACACCGTCGCAGCGCTGCACTCGAGCGGAAACCAGCGACCACGACAGCGTAGGGTGTGATGGTACCACCGCAGATTCGGCAACGCTGCACGGAACTGTGTGTCGCCCTGTGAAAATTCGGGAAACGCCCCGGGCCAGCACTGACGGTGACCAGTGCCCCCGCCCCGTCGGACAGTCGCCCATCGGTTTTCTTCCTGACCGATCGCGAAAGAGGTGCTCCTTtcctagtcgacacaggggcggaAGTTAGTGTCGTGCAGGCGTCGCCAGCCGACCGCAAACGACCGTGCGCAGCACCGTTGCAAGCTGTAAAGAATACGACGAACTTTAAGTAATATTGCACTAACCTGCAAGAGGAGCAGTTTCGCCGTGAGCGATGTAGACAcgttgctgccgccgctgccatgTAGCCGAACGCTCCAAGCGCTCGCGTTTTATCTTGTACGGGCTCCCAGTCGGCGCCTGCGCCCATTCTCTCGGGGCTGATGGCAGCGactgacggcagattgcgcaCGCCTGGCATTCCATGACCAAGCTCGGTGGTGATGGCATCAGAAATGGCGTAGGTTCCCAGCAGCAGAACTGTCGGTTTTCCAGGTTCCCGGCCGCATGGGTGCTCAGGTAGGTGAAGTACATTCTGCAACAGGAGCAGTTTCGCCGTTAGCGATGTAGACACGTTGCTGTCGCCGCTGCCAAGTAGCCGAACGCTCCAAGCGCTCGCGTTTTATCATGTACGGGCTCCCAGTCGGCGCCTGCGCAGATTCTCTCGGGGCTGACGGCAGCGactgacggcagattgcgcaGACGGTAGCACGCCAGGCATCTGATGATGCAGCAGAACTGTCGGTTTTCCAGGTTCCCGGCCGCAGGAGTGCTCAGGGAGGTGAAGTACGATCTGCAACACGAGCAGTTTCGCCGTTAGCGATGTAGACAcgttgctgccgccgctgcctagTAGCCGAACGCTCCAAGCGCTCGCGTTTTATCTTGTACGGGCTCCCAGTCGGCGCCTGCGCAGATTCTCTCGGGGATGACGGCAGCGCGCTGACGCCAGATTGCGCAGACGGTAGCACGCCAGGCATTTGATGACCGAGTTCGGTGGTGATGGCTTCAGAAATGGCGTAGGTTCCCAGCAGCAGAACTGTCGGTTTTCCAGGTTCCCGGCCGCAGGAGTGCACAGGAAGGTGAAGTACGATCTGCAACAGGAGCAGTTTGGTCGTTAGCGATGTACGCACGTTGCAGCCGCCGCTGCCTAGTAGCCGAACGCTCCAAGCGCTCGCGTTTTATCTTGTACGGGCTCCCAGTCGGCGCCTGCGCAGATTCTCTCGGGGCTGACGGCAGCGCGCTGACGGCAGATTGCGCAGACGGTAGCACGCCAGGCATCTGATGACCAAGCTCGGTGGTGATAGCTTCAGAAATGGCGTAGGTTCCCAGCAGCAGAACTGTCGGTTTTCCAGGTTCCCGGCCGCAGGAGTGCACAGGAAGGTGAAGTACGATCTGCAACAGGAGCAGTTTGGTCGTTAGCGATGTACGCACGTTGCAGCCGCCGCTGCCTAGTAGCCGAACGCTCCAAGCGCTCGCGTTTTATCTTGTACGGGCTCCCAGTCGGCGCCTGCGCAGATTCTCTCGGGGCTGACGGCAGCGCGCTGACGGCAGATTGCGCAGACGGTAGCACGCCAGGCATCTGATGACCAAGCTCGGTGGTGATAGCTTCAGAAATGGCGTAGGTTCCCAGCAGCAGAACTGTCGGTTTTCCAGGTTCTCCGGCCGCAGGAGTGCTCAGGGAGGTGAAGTACTATCTGCAACAGGAGCAGTTTCGCCGTTAGCGATGTACACAcgttgctgccgccgctgcctagTAGCCGAACGCTCCAAGCGCTCGCGTTTTATCTTGTACGGGCTCCCAGTCGGCGCCTGCGCAGATTCTCTCGGGGCTGACGGCAGCGCGCTGACGGCAGATTGCGCAGACGGTAGCACGCCAGGCATTTGATGACCAAGCTCGGTGGCGATGGCTTCAGAAATGGCGTAGGTTCCCAGCAGCAGAACTGTCGGTTTTCCAGGTTCCCGGCCGCAGGAGTGCACAGGAATGTGAAGTACGATCTGCAACAGGAGCAGTTTGGTCGTTAGCGATGTACGCACGTTGCAGCCGCCGCTGCCTAGTAGCCGAACGCTCCAAGCGCTCGCGTTTTATCTTGTACGGGCTCCCAGTCGGCGCCTGCGCAGATTCTCTCGGGGATGACGGCAGCGCGCTGACGCCAGATTGCGCAGACGGTAGCACGCCAGGCATTTGATGACCGAGTTCGGTGGTGATGGCTTCAGAAATGGCGTAGGTTCCCAGCAGCAGAACTGTCGGTTTTCCAGGTTCCCGGCCGCAGGAGTGCACAGGAAGGTGAAGTACGATCTGCAACAGGAGCAGTTTGGTCGTTAGCGATGTACGCACGTTGCAGCCGCCGCTGCCTAGTAGCCGAACGCTCCAAGCGCTCGCGTTTTATCTTGTACGGGCTCCCAGTCGGCGCCTGCGCAGATTCTCTCGGGGCTGACGGCAGCGCGCTGACGGCAGATTGCGCAGACGGTAGCACGCCAGGCATCTGATGACCAAGCTCGGTGGTGATAGCTTCAGAAATGGCGTAGGTTCCCAGCAGCAGAACTGTCGGTTTTCCAGGTTCTCCGGCCGCAGGAGTGCTCAGGGAGGTGAAGTACTATCTGCAACAGGAGCAGTTTCGCCGTTAGCGATGTACACAcgttgctgccgccgctgcctagTAGCCGAACGCTCCAAGCGCTCGCGTTTTATCTTGTACGGGCTCCCAGTCGGCGCCTGCGCAGATTCTCTCGGGGCTGACGGCAGCGCGCTGACGGCAGATTGCGCAGACGGTAGCACGCCAGGCATTTGATGACCAAGCTCGGTGGCGATGGCTTCAGAAATGGCGTAGGTTCCCAGCAGCAGAACTGTCGGTTTTCCAGGTTCTCCGGCCGCAGGAGTGCTCAGGGAGGTGAAGTACTATCTGCAACAGGAGCAGTTTCGCCGTTAGCGATGTACACAcgttgctgccgccgctgcctagTAGCCGAACGCTCCAAGCGCTCGCGTTTTATCTTGTACGGGCTCCCAGTCGGCGCCTGCGCAGATTCTCTCGGGGCTGACGGCAGCGCGCTGACGGCAGATTGCGCAGACGGTAGCACGCCAGGCATTTGATGACCAAGCTCGGTGGCGATGGCTTCAGAAATGGCGTAGGTTCCCAGCAGCAGAACTGTCGGTTTTCCAGGTTCCCGGCCGCAGGAGTGCACAGGTAGGTGAAGTACGATCTGCAACAGGAGCAGTTTCGCCGTTAGCGATGTAGACACGTTGCTGCCGCCGATGCCAAGTCAATGaaaaagcaaacaaccgcatttaaagcaaacaaccgcatttcgaaaagtaagtcttgcaaccattacacctttccacatacctcggaggacctcgcgcctattgtatcgccatagcgctctgtgcttcattacggctgcccatttctcttccccttcactgttattgttttttcttgtgtttctatatatctattgccttcgtttatccatataccaaggtatttaaattctgttacccgaggtatttcctggccctgtatcgcccctgtctgttcactgttttcattgaataccataacacctgattttctaacactaaatttcaaacctaaattgttgccttcctgtccacagatattatccagacgttgcaaatcactttgcttgttagctagcaacacaatatcgtacGCATAAGATaaacctgaaagctgctgctctactactgtacccgcctgtttgtatgagagattaaaaccgatattacttccttctagcgccctctcgatcctcaccatgtacatcataaacagcagcggggataaagggcacctctgcctcagtcccttgttgatatgaacttcctcctcgctcctcataccttcccattcaacgcaaacggtattttctaggtaaatctctctcaaaagctgtagacgaTCGGCACCTAAGTcttctccttccagaatatcccacaagatgttgcggtctacgttgtcatgggctcctgtaatgtctaaaaaggccacatataacggtctgctttctacttttgatatttcaatacactaagaacaaataagttatcatctaaacgcctacatattctgaagccatactgaagttctcccaaaatgccgttattctctgtccatgcttgaagctttaatttgatttcctgcattgctagcctgtatattatcgatgtaatggtcaacggtctactttgtcaccaactgtctggtaatcgtctatcttttaaagttttttccactgctttcaccagagcttccttactttttggtcctagttcattaatcagcctaacgggaacctcgtctagccctgtggctttgcgcttaggaattttctcttcggctttcttccagttgaaatttgtcagcaccagctatttttccacctgggtctctttcatgttcgttttttcttcaagtacaacctcatcattgccttggaaagattcggctgttatttttcggatgcaatttattgccgcttctcctaccagtctgttttcatcgtctaggatatgttgttgtattgttgttgacttcctgcctaataattttatgtggttccaaaatattctaggtacggccttctttttctcacgtatttctgacaaccaacgttcactttcactttttagttttgcttgcacctgtatttgaaccatagactttttctctcggtatgtttcccattttctggttacttcatcctgcggcaactacgccttctttgcctgtctgtgctctcgggatgctttctgtcgttcggcgatcgcttctcgt carries:
- the LOC142568488 gene encoding uncharacterized protein LOC142568488, producing the protein MNQPSDADSPTVAVLDVKLPPFWTGDPQLWFVQVESQFVARRIAADSTKYHHVEGSLPPATASEVRDLLLTPPAENAYQTVKETLIRRLIPTEPERLQHLLREAELGDRRPSQLLRHMQQLAGDATASDGRVVRELFLQMLLTSVRIGLTASGETDLAKMAELADKLMAVAVPTVASVHADAPSANALQEMREEISRLADTVAALHSSGNQRPRQRRV